The proteins below come from a single Nocardioides eburneiflavus genomic window:
- a CDS encoding 2-oxoacid:ferredoxin oxidoreductase subunit beta: MSIPTDLGLPGVRSGTEGVPTLPEGAPAQTGKDFTSDQEVRWCPGCGDYAVLKAVQSFLPDLGLRRENIVFVSGIGCSSRFPYYLDTYGMHSIHGRAPSIATGIATAREDLSVWVVTGDGDALSIGGNHLIHALRRNVNMTILLFNNRIYGLTKGQYSPTSETGKVTKSTPMGSLDHPFNPVSLALGAEASFVARTIDSDRKHLTGVLAAAAAHRGTSLVEIYQNCPIFNDGAFDAIKSPETKADAIIPLVHGEPVTFGTALEDGRGAKALVRDTATGGVKVVATADVAAADILVHDAHNPDPSNAFAISRLTAADYLDQSPIGIFRQVERPTYDDAAREQVTASAPAPSAPGDDDTADRAARLAALIGGGDTWTVI; this comes from the coding sequence ATGAGCATCCCGACCGACCTGGGCCTGCCGGGCGTGCGTTCCGGCACCGAGGGCGTCCCGACCCTGCCCGAGGGAGCCCCGGCGCAGACCGGCAAGGACTTCACCTCCGACCAGGAGGTCCGCTGGTGCCCCGGGTGCGGTGACTACGCCGTGCTCAAGGCCGTCCAGTCCTTCCTGCCCGACCTCGGGCTGCGCCGCGAGAACATCGTCTTCGTCTCCGGCATCGGCTGCTCGTCGCGGTTCCCCTACTACCTCGACACCTACGGCATGCACTCGATCCACGGCCGTGCGCCGTCCATCGCGACCGGCATCGCCACGGCTCGCGAGGACCTCTCGGTGTGGGTGGTCACCGGTGACGGCGACGCGCTGTCGATCGGCGGCAACCACCTGATCCACGCGCTGCGGCGCAACGTCAACATGACGATCCTGCTCTTCAACAACCGGATCTACGGGCTCACCAAGGGCCAGTACTCCCCCACGTCGGAGACCGGCAAGGTCACCAAGTCGACGCCGATGGGCTCGCTCGACCACCCGTTCAACCCGGTGTCGCTCGCGCTCGGCGCCGAGGCCTCGTTCGTGGCTCGCACCATCGACTCCGACCGCAAGCACCTCACCGGCGTGCTCGCCGCGGCCGCGGCCCACCGAGGAACGTCGCTGGTGGAGATCTACCAGAACTGCCCGATCTTCAACGACGGCGCGTTCGACGCGATCAAGTCGCCCGAGACCAAGGCTGACGCGATCATCCCGCTCGTGCACGGGGAGCCCGTCACCTTCGGCACCGCCCTCGAGGACGGGCGTGGCGCCAAGGCGCTGGTGCGCGACACCGCGACGGGTGGCGTGAAGGTCGTCGCGACCGCCGACGTCGCGGCCGCGGACATCCTCGTCCACGACGCGCACAACCCCGACCCGTCCAACGCGTTCGCGATCTCACGCCTCACCGCGGCGGACTACCTCGACCAGTCGCCGATCGGGATCTTCCGCCAGGTCGAGCGCCCGACGTACGACGACGCCGCGCGCGAGCAGGTGACGGCCTCCGCCCCGGCACCCTCCGCCCCTGGAGATGACGACACCGCCGACCGCGCCGCACGACTGGCGGCGCTGATCGGCGGTGGCGACACCTGGACGGTCATCTGA
- the rarD gene encoding EamA family transporter RarD, protein MPDSRRGLIFGAAAYTLWGTFPRYWTLLEPGGAIEILAHRIVWSVLTMAVILVLARRVRHVRALLRDRRRLLLIACAAVVITVNWGGYIWGVNNGRVVETSLGYFINPLVTVLMGVLVLGERLRRLQWVAMAIAFVAVVVLTLDYGRPPWVALLLAFSFGTYGLLKKQAGVGAVESITVETMVMAPFAAAYLGWLVAAGQSNFGTHGVGHAFLLTTTGIITAVPLMLFGAAAIRVSMVSLGLLQYLAPTIQFALGLLVFREDMPASRWIGFGLVWVALTIFTVEAVNHRRRQLRLVAQASAA, encoded by the coding sequence GTGCCAGATAGCCGTCGCGGACTGATCTTCGGAGCGGCGGCGTACACGCTGTGGGGCACCTTCCCGCGCTACTGGACGCTGCTGGAGCCGGGCGGCGCGATCGAGATCCTGGCGCACCGCATCGTCTGGTCGGTGCTGACGATGGCGGTGATACTCGTGCTCGCGCGGCGGGTGCGCCACGTCCGTGCCCTGCTGCGCGACCGCCGCCGGCTGCTCCTGATCGCCTGCGCGGCCGTCGTGATCACCGTCAACTGGGGTGGCTACATCTGGGGCGTCAACAACGGCCGCGTCGTCGAGACGTCGCTGGGCTACTTCATCAACCCGCTCGTGACGGTGCTGATGGGCGTGCTGGTCCTCGGCGAGCGCCTGCGTCGCCTGCAGTGGGTCGCGATGGCCATCGCCTTCGTCGCGGTCGTCGTCCTCACTCTCGACTACGGCCGGCCGCCGTGGGTGGCCCTCCTCCTCGCCTTCTCGTTCGGCACCTACGGCCTGCTCAAGAAGCAGGCCGGCGTCGGTGCGGTCGAGAGCATCACCGTGGAGACGATGGTCATGGCGCCGTTCGCCGCGGCGTACCTCGGCTGGCTCGTGGCGGCAGGGCAGTCCAACTTCGGTACGCACGGAGTCGGGCATGCCTTCCTGCTGACCACGACCGGCATCATCACCGCGGTGCCCCTGATGCTCTTCGGCGCCGCCGCGATCCGCGTCTCGATGGTCTCGCTCGGGCTCCTGCAGTACCTCGCGCCGACGATCCAGTTCGCCCTCGGCCTGCTCGTCTTCCGCGAGGACATGCCCGCCAGCCGCTGGATCGGCTTCGGCCTGGTGTGGGTCGCGCTGACGATCTTCACCGTCGAGGCCGTCAACCACCGTCGCCGGCAGCTGCGGCTGGTGGCGCAGGCCAGCGCGGCCTGA
- a CDS encoding HNH endonuclease signature motif containing protein, whose amino-acid sequence MIDELAAEARGVADDLSPADLLATIKASRDVENSEAARQLALAARWADLHPPESIHDAASFTVPGSQHEEPIAGEGAPLVAEFCCAELGTVLGITSTAAKKLIGHALELRHRLPRLWEQVHAGQVPAWRARLVADTTIHSSPALTREAAGFVDAQVAAVAGRIGTAQLDRLVAETIRRYDLAVADPTKDPEDGYLHVDPRHVTVDTEDVHYAGTMRIEAEVDIADALDLDRALAHKAEEQKALGSLLPLDARRAKALGDLARTQTALDLAGGDADEPDLPAARAVVIHAHVDASVSGDTTVFGPTGRMENGQRLVLLEQVQSWCADSRTRVTITPVIDLNTTLTAQTRKVPATIREQVILRDRTCVFPFCSRPARRCDVDHIIPWDDDAHAEGRPQPGPTTTSNLACLCRFHHRLKTHSAWRYAMVAPGVFEWTSPHGHRYRRDHTGTTDLDPPGIARPGIPRPRRR is encoded by the coding sequence ATGATCGACGAACTGGCTGCCGAGGCACGAGGGGTCGCGGACGACCTCTCACCCGCCGACCTGCTCGCCACGATCAAGGCCTCCCGTGACGTCGAGAACTCCGAGGCCGCCCGCCAGCTCGCTCTCGCTGCCCGCTGGGCCGACCTGCACCCGCCGGAGTCGATCCACGACGCGGCGTCGTTCACGGTGCCGGGGTCCCAGCACGAGGAGCCCATCGCGGGTGAGGGTGCTCCGCTGGTGGCGGAGTTCTGTTGCGCCGAGCTCGGCACCGTCCTCGGGATCACGTCGACGGCGGCGAAGAAGCTCATCGGCCACGCCCTCGAGCTCCGTCACCGCCTGCCGCGGTTGTGGGAGCAGGTCCACGCCGGGCAGGTGCCCGCTTGGCGGGCGAGGCTCGTCGCGGACACCACGATCCACTCCTCGCCCGCATTGACTCGTGAGGCGGCGGGGTTCGTCGACGCGCAGGTCGCGGCCGTCGCCGGACGCATCGGCACCGCGCAGCTCGACCGCCTCGTCGCCGAGACCATCAGGCGCTACGACCTCGCGGTCGCCGACCCCACGAAGGATCCCGAGGACGGCTACCTGCACGTCGACCCACGTCACGTCACCGTGGACACCGAGGACGTGCACTACGCCGGCACGATGCGGATCGAGGCCGAGGTCGACATCGCCGACGCCCTCGACCTCGACCGCGCCCTCGCCCACAAGGCTGAGGAACAGAAGGCCCTCGGATCCCTGCTGCCGCTCGACGCCCGACGCGCCAAGGCCCTCGGGGACCTCGCACGGACCCAGACTGCTCTGGATCTTGCCGGCGGCGACGCCGACGAGCCGGACCTGCCGGCCGCGCGTGCGGTCGTGATCCACGCCCACGTCGACGCCTCCGTCTCCGGAGACACCACGGTCTTCGGTCCCACGGGCCGGATGGAGAACGGGCAACGCCTCGTCCTGCTCGAACAGGTCCAGTCCTGGTGCGCCGACTCGCGGACCCGGGTCACCATCACGCCCGTCATCGACCTCAACACCACGCTGACCGCGCAGACGCGGAAGGTCCCGGCGACGATCCGCGAACAAGTGATCCTGAGAGATCGCACGTGCGTGTTCCCGTTCTGCTCCCGACCTGCCCGGCGCTGCGACGTCGACCACATCATCCCGTGGGACGACGACGCCCACGCCGAGGGCAGACCCCAACCCGGCCCGACGACCACGAGCAACCTGGCCTGCCTGTGCCGGTTCCACCACCGCCTCAAGACCCACTCCGCCTGGCGCTACGCCATGGTCGCGCCCGGGGTGTTCGAGTGGACCTCACCCCACGGCCACCGCTACCGCCGCGACCACACCGGCACCACCGACCTCGACCCACCCGGCATCGCACGACCCGGCATCCCACGACCCCGCCGACGATGA
- a CDS encoding PPOX class F420-dependent oxidoreductase, whose protein sequence is MEIADALAAVRRNHQAVLVTIKRDGKPQLSNVLAGVGDDDVIRVSITTSRAKYANLRRTPWAAVHVDGDSFWSYAVVEGDVSLSEVAAHPHDAATDELVELYRSLAGEHDDWEDYRAAMVRDGRVVVRVTPTHAYGLLR, encoded by the coding sequence ATGGAGATCGCAGACGCCCTCGCCGCCGTACGCCGCAACCACCAGGCAGTCCTGGTCACCATCAAGCGGGACGGCAAGCCGCAGCTGTCCAACGTCCTCGCCGGCGTCGGTGACGACGACGTGATCCGGGTGTCGATCACCACCAGCCGTGCGAAGTACGCCAACCTGCGGCGCACGCCCTGGGCGGCGGTGCACGTCGACGGTGACAGCTTCTGGTCCTATGCGGTCGTCGAGGGCGACGTCAGCCTCTCCGAGGTCGCCGCCCACCCGCACGACGCGGCGACCGACGAGCTGGTCGAGCTCTACCGCTCTCTGGCGGGAGAGCACGACGACTGGGAGGACTACCGCGCCGCGATGGTCCGTGACGGGCGCGTCGTCGTGAGGGTCACGCCCACACACGCCTACGGCCTGCTGCGCTGA
- a CDS encoding phospholipase D-like domain-containing protein — MRTSLLAATIAVGLATALATPALGAALGGDPVSSSTMTTRAAAQVSAAPDAPAAPAAEPPAASVIFNDPTGDRAAQNRIADHIRRAIEATPRHGTIRMAAYSFDRPDIADALAKACTQRQVTVQVVLNDNFVSGSSRELRRLLGADALSSRAACDPGSEAGPGAAPSFVKVCHASCRLGDRGNQHMKVYLFSSSGDQPHVVMLGSANLTGYAAGVHWNDLVTLTGSQQLYDDYGRVFDELAADRHVEAPEVRVTHGDVTTSVAAGASATPDSDAVAERLAGVTCDALPGTGEAGRTVVRISMYGWRGQRGLDLAQGVGRLSRAGCRVQALVSAAGPDVVETLLRAGVRVRSASLDVDGNVATGFEDSGWEHFVHEKWMSVDGTWDGTATRAVWTGSENWSDVSLLNDELVVMIPRPRIHDAYVAHFDTVWSGHSRELAPAPQQV, encoded by the coding sequence ATGCGGACCTCACTTCTGGCGGCGACCATCGCGGTGGGGCTGGCGACGGCGTTGGCGACGCCCGCGCTGGGCGCGGCACTCGGGGGCGACCCCGTCAGCTCGTCGACGATGACCACGCGCGCCGCCGCCCAGGTGTCGGCCGCACCAGACGCACCGGCCGCACCGGCCGCGGAGCCCCCGGCGGCCTCCGTCATCTTCAACGACCCGACCGGCGACCGGGCCGCGCAGAACCGCATCGCCGACCACATCCGCCGCGCCATCGAAGCCACCCCGCGCCACGGCACGATCCGGATGGCGGCGTACAGCTTCGACCGTCCCGACATCGCCGACGCCCTCGCCAAGGCGTGCACGCAGCGCCAGGTCACCGTCCAGGTCGTCCTCAACGACAACTTCGTGTCCGGCTCGTCCCGCGAGCTGCGGCGGCTCCTGGGTGCGGACGCGCTGTCGAGCCGCGCCGCCTGCGACCCCGGCAGCGAGGCCGGACCGGGCGCGGCGCCGAGCTTCGTCAAGGTCTGCCACGCCAGCTGTCGGCTCGGCGACCGCGGGAACCAGCACATGAAGGTCTACCTGTTCTCCTCCAGCGGCGACCAGCCGCACGTGGTGATGCTGGGGTCCGCCAACCTGACCGGCTACGCCGCAGGGGTCCACTGGAACGACCTCGTCACCCTCACCGGCAGCCAGCAGCTGTACGACGACTACGGCCGGGTCTTCGACGAGCTCGCCGCCGACCGCCACGTCGAGGCGCCCGAGGTGCGGGTGACGCACGGCGACGTCACGACGAGCGTCGCCGCGGGAGCGTCAGCCACCCCCGACTCGGACGCCGTCGCCGAGCGCCTCGCAGGCGTCACCTGCGACGCGCTGCCGGGCACCGGGGAAGCCGGCCGGACCGTCGTCCGGATCAGCATGTACGGGTGGCGCGGCCAGCGTGGCCTCGACCTGGCGCAGGGGGTGGGCCGGCTGAGTCGTGCAGGATGCCGGGTCCAGGCCCTGGTGAGTGCAGCCGGGCCGGACGTCGTGGAGACGCTGCTGCGCGCCGGCGTCCGCGTCCGGAGCGCCTCCCTCGATGTCGACGGGAACGTCGCGACCGGGTTCGAGGACTCCGGCTGGGAGCACTTCGTCCACGAGAAGTGGATGTCGGTCGACGGCACCTGGGACGGCACGGCCACCCGAGCCGTGTGGACCGGCTCCGAGAACTGGTCCGACGTCTCCCTGCTCAACGACGAGCTGGTCGTCATGATCCCACGGCCCCGGATCCACGACGCGTACGTCGCGCACTTCGACACCGTCTGGAGCGGGCACTCGCGGGAGCTGGCGCCGGCACCCCAGCAGGTGTGA
- a CDS encoding polyprenyl synthetase family protein yields the protein MTDSPLAMPVVDPALEQRLVERLARIEELLAGHCRGRADFVSEAATHLMMAGGKRFRPLLVLLAAETGPDPDADEVHTAACVVELTHVASLYHDDVMDEADLRRGAPTGNARWGNNVAILTGDFLFGRSSELTADLGPEAVRIQAQTFTRLVEGQIMETVPPGPGEDPLAHYLDVVAGKTGSLIATSARYGAMFSGARPEVVEALSAYGEIVGSAFQLTDDILDIAAESDASGKTPGTDLREGVPTLPVLMAQASTDPADARLLSLLGRPLTDDAEHAEALELMRTHPAMDRARNHVLAEAARAKKLLEALDPGPVREALESFADIVATRTA from the coding sequence GTGACCGACTCTCCCCTCGCCATGCCTGTCGTCGACCCCGCTCTCGAGCAGCGGCTGGTCGAGCGGCTGGCACGCATCGAGGAGCTGCTCGCCGGGCACTGCCGGGGGCGTGCGGACTTCGTCTCCGAGGCCGCGACCCACCTCATGATGGCCGGCGGCAAGCGGTTCCGCCCGCTGCTGGTGCTGCTGGCGGCTGAGACCGGGCCCGACCCGGACGCCGACGAGGTGCACACCGCGGCCTGCGTCGTCGAGCTCACCCACGTCGCCTCGCTCTACCACGACGACGTCATGGACGAGGCCGACCTGCGCCGCGGTGCGCCCACCGGCAACGCCCGCTGGGGCAACAACGTCGCGATCCTCACCGGCGACTTCCTGTTCGGCCGCTCCTCGGAGCTCACCGCCGACCTCGGCCCGGAGGCCGTACGCATCCAGGCGCAGACCTTCACGCGCCTCGTCGAGGGCCAGATCATGGAGACGGTCCCGCCCGGGCCCGGCGAGGACCCGCTCGCGCACTACCTCGACGTGGTCGCCGGCAAGACCGGGTCGCTCATCGCGACCTCGGCGCGCTACGGCGCGATGTTCAGCGGTGCGCGGCCCGAGGTCGTCGAGGCGCTCAGCGCCTACGGCGAGATCGTCGGGTCGGCCTTCCAGCTGACCGACGACATCCTCGACATCGCGGCGGAGTCCGACGCGTCCGGCAAGACCCCCGGCACGGACCTCCGCGAGGGTGTGCCGACCCTCCCGGTCCTCATGGCGCAGGCCTCGACCGACCCGGCCGACGCGCGCCTCCTGTCCTTGCTCGGTCGCCCGCTCACCGACGACGCCGAGCACGCCGAGGCGCTCGAGCTGATGCGTACGCACCCCGCGATGGACCGGGCGCGCAACCACGTGCTCGCCGAGGCCGCCCGCGCCAAGAAGCTGCTCGAGGCCCTCGACCCCGGTCCCGTCCGGGAGGCGCTCGAGTCCTTCGCCGACATCGTGGCGACCCGGACGGCCTGA
- the nuoN gene encoding NADH-quinone oxidoreductase subunit NuoN, with the protein MTEFVKPSIEYFEIWPLLVVFGVACLGVVVEAFLPRTLRYPVQVVLAIGGLVLALVGVVLVAQDVQTYDEGAARGILAVGGTIAVDGPSLFIWGLVLALSIAGVLLFAERHLDGGVSAFAGQAAAVPGTDAETASIAANREHTEVYPLMMFAVFGMMLFPAANDLLTMFVGLEILSLPLYLLSGLARRRRLLSQEAALKYFLLGAFSSGFFLYGAALLYGFAGSMDFAAINEAVRNDVGSSSLLLIGTGLLSVGLLFKVGAVPFQAWTPDVYQGAPTPVTAFMAAGTKVAAFGAIMRLFYVALGADRWSWQPMLWIIAILSMLVGAALAITQSDIKRLLAYSSVAHTGFILTGVLGVQASEQLAIGEISSVQAVLFYLATYGFATIGAFAVVGLVRDGGGETTAIDRWAGLGKESPVVAAVFAFFLLAMAGIPLTSGFVGKLAVFSVALAAGAWPVVVAAVLASIIAAFLYIRVIKVMYFDEPVGAGPSVAYPSVLTATTIAVGAAVTLVLGVLPGPVLDLAAVAGEFIR; encoded by the coding sequence GTGACCGAGTTCGTGAAGCCCAGCATCGAGTACTTCGAGATCTGGCCGTTGCTGGTCGTCTTCGGCGTCGCCTGCCTCGGTGTGGTCGTGGAGGCGTTCCTGCCGCGCACGCTGCGCTACCCCGTGCAGGTGGTCCTCGCGATCGGCGGCCTCGTCCTCGCCCTCGTCGGCGTGGTGCTGGTCGCCCAGGACGTGCAGACGTACGACGAGGGCGCCGCCCGCGGCATCCTCGCGGTCGGCGGCACCATCGCCGTCGACGGGCCGAGCCTGTTCATCTGGGGCCTCGTCCTCGCGCTGTCGATCGCCGGGGTCCTGCTCTTCGCCGAGCGCCACCTCGACGGTGGCGTCTCGGCCTTCGCCGGCCAGGCAGCCGCCGTGCCGGGCACCGATGCGGAGACCGCGTCGATCGCGGCCAACCGGGAGCACACCGAGGTCTACCCGCTCATGATGTTCGCGGTGTTCGGCATGATGCTGTTCCCGGCCGCCAACGACCTGCTGACCATGTTCGTCGGCCTCGAGATCCTGTCGCTGCCCCTCTACCTGCTCAGCGGCCTGGCGAGGCGTCGCCGCCTGCTCAGCCAGGAGGCGGCGCTCAAGTACTTCCTGCTGGGCGCGTTCTCCTCCGGCTTCTTCCTCTACGGCGCGGCGTTGCTCTACGGCTTCGCGGGCTCCATGGACTTCGCCGCGATCAACGAGGCCGTGCGCAACGACGTGGGCAGCTCGAGCCTGCTGCTGATCGGCACCGGGCTGCTGTCGGTCGGCCTGCTCTTCAAGGTCGGTGCCGTGCCGTTCCAGGCGTGGACCCCCGACGTCTACCAGGGTGCCCCGACCCCGGTCACGGCCTTCATGGCCGCCGGCACCAAGGTCGCGGCCTTCGGGGCGATCATGCGCCTGTTCTACGTCGCACTCGGCGCCGATCGCTGGTCGTGGCAGCCGATGCTGTGGATCATCGCGATCCTGTCGATGCTCGTCGGCGCCGCCCTCGCGATCACGCAGAGCGACATCAAGCGGCTGCTGGCCTACTCCTCGGTGGCGCACACCGGCTTCATCCTCACCGGCGTGCTGGGCGTGCAGGCCTCCGAGCAGCTGGCCATCGGCGAGATCTCGTCGGTGCAGGCGGTGCTGTTCTACCTCGCCACCTACGGCTTCGCGACGATCGGCGCCTTCGCGGTCGTCGGCCTCGTGCGCGACGGCGGTGGCGAGACCACCGCCATCGACCGCTGGGCCGGCCTGGGCAAGGAGTCGCCCGTGGTGGCGGCCGTGTTCGCGTTCTTCCTCCTCGCGATGGCGGGCATCCCGCTCACGTCCGGGTTCGTCGGCAAGCTCGCGGTGTTCTCCGTGGCGCTGGCCGCGGGCGCCTGGCCGGTGGTCGTGGCGGCGGTGCTCGCCAGCATCATCGCCGCGTTCCTCTACATCCGGGTCATCAAGGTCATGTACTTCGACGAGCCCGTCGGGGCCGGCCCGAGCGTCGCGTACCCGTCCGTGCTGACCGCGACGACCATCGCCGTCGGTGCGGCGGTGACCCTTGTCCTCGGTGTGCTGCCGGGGCCGGTGCTCGACCTGGCGGCGGTTGCGGGAGAATTCATCAGGTGA
- a CDS encoding NADH-quinone oxidoreductase subunit M, translated as MTLTILILLPLLGALVTALVPDALARLVGLGFAAATLVVGIVVATRYSVGGGMQLEETRTWIESLGVHYALGVDGLGLLMVLLTVVLVPIVMLASSREADAEGNRGVKAFFAWTLALEAMSLAVFTATDVLLFYVVFEATLIPAYFLIGGFGRAGRGRAATKFLIYQLAGGLIMLASVIGLYVVSADAGTPSFLISDLAALDIDETTQRWLFVGFFIAFAIKAPMFPVHTWLADTTEKATTGTSVLLVCILDKIGTFGMLRFCLGLLPDASQWATPVVVVLALVSIIYGALVAIGQDDVLRLIGLTSLSHFGFIVLGIFVFSPTGSSGAILYMVNHGIATALMFLVAGFLIHRTGTASIRQMAGVEKSAPVLAGFFLVAGLAACGLPGLSPFVSEMLVIIAAFDHHWLVGSVAVLAIVLAAFYALWMYQRTMTGSGRDGVAPVADLDRREVGIVAPLLLALVLFGFYPMPLLDVINPFVHDSLAAVGIGQEGGPQ; from the coding sequence ATGACCCTGACCATCCTGATCCTGCTGCCCCTGCTCGGCGCGCTGGTCACGGCGCTCGTGCCCGATGCGCTCGCACGGCTGGTCGGCCTCGGCTTCGCCGCGGCGACCCTGGTCGTCGGCATCGTCGTCGCCACCCGGTACTCCGTGGGCGGGGGGATGCAGCTCGAGGAGACCCGCACGTGGATCGAGTCGCTCGGCGTCCACTACGCCCTCGGCGTCGACGGCCTCGGCCTGCTGATGGTGCTGCTCACCGTCGTCCTCGTGCCGATCGTCATGCTCGCCAGCTCGCGGGAGGCCGACGCGGAGGGCAACAGGGGCGTCAAGGCGTTCTTCGCCTGGACCCTCGCGCTCGAGGCGATGTCGCTGGCGGTCTTCACCGCCACTGACGTGCTGCTCTTCTACGTCGTCTTCGAGGCCACGCTCATCCCGGCCTACTTCCTCATCGGCGGCTTCGGCCGGGCCGGTCGGGGGCGGGCGGCGACCAAGTTCCTGATCTACCAGCTCGCCGGCGGGCTCATCATGCTCGCCTCGGTCATCGGCCTCTACGTCGTCTCGGCCGACGCCGGCACCCCGAGCTTCCTGATCAGCGACCTCGCAGCGCTCGACATCGACGAGACCACGCAGCGCTGGCTGTTCGTCGGCTTCTTCATCGCCTTCGCGATCAAGGCGCCGATGTTCCCGGTGCACACCTGGCTGGCCGACACCACGGAGAAGGCGACCACCGGCACCTCGGTGCTGCTGGTCTGCATCCTCGACAAGATCGGCACGTTCGGCATGCTGCGGTTCTGCCTCGGCCTGCTGCCCGACGCCTCGCAGTGGGCGACGCCGGTCGTGGTGGTGCTCGCGCTCGTCTCGATCATCTACGGCGCACTCGTCGCGATCGGCCAGGACGACGTCCTGCGCCTGATCGGCCTGACGTCGCTGTCTCACTTCGGCTTCATCGTGCTGGGCATCTTCGTGTTCAGCCCGACGGGCAGCTCCGGCGCCATCCTCTACATGGTCAACCACGGCATCGCGACCGCGCTGATGTTCCTGGTCGCCGGGTTCCTGATCCACCGGACGGGGACGGCGTCGATCCGCCAGATGGCGGGCGTCGAGAAGAGCGCCCCGGTGCTGGCGGGCTTCTTCCTGGTCGCCGGCCTCGCCGCGTGCGGACTGCCCGGCCTCTCGCCGTTCGTCTCCGAGATGCTCGTCATCATCGCGGCCTTCGACCACCACTGGCTGGTCGGCTCGGTCGCCGTGCTGGCCATCGTCCTGGCCGCGTTCTACGCGCTCTGGATGTACCAGCGCACCATGACCGGCTCGGGCCGCGACGGCGTCGCCCCGGTGGCCGACCTCGACCGGCGTGAGGTCGGCATCGTCGCGCCGCTGCTGCTCGCGCTCGTGCTCTTCGGCTTCTACCCGATGCCGCTGCTCGACGTCATCAACCCGTTCGTCCACGACTCCCTCGCGGCGGTGGGCATCGGCCAGGAGGGTGGTCCCCAGTGA